Proteins encoded by one window of Girardinichthys multiradiatus isolate DD_20200921_A chromosome 14, DD_fGirMul_XY1, whole genome shotgun sequence:
- the LOC124881009 gene encoding tripartite motif-containing protein 16-like, producing MSQRRDQLDQEKYFCSICLDLLKDPVTIPCGHSYCRNCIKNHWDGEDQRRIHSCPQCRKEFTPRPILEKNIMLAALAEDLKNTELQAAPVDHCYAGPEDVACDVCTGRNMKAVKSCLFCPASYCRDHLQPHYDAPPLKKHKLVDPSKRLQENICSHHDEVMKIFCRTDQQCICYLCTMDEHKGHETVSAAAERTEKQKELQVSRQQIQHRIQDQEINVKLLQQEVEAINVSADKAVEDSEKIFTELIHLIQKRSSDVKQQIRSQQETEVSRVKDLQEKLEQEITELKRKDAELEQLSNTEDHNQFLLNYPSLSALSESTHSSSINIRPLRYFEDVTAAVSELRDKLQDILRDTWTNISLRVTEVEVLLSEPERNTKAGFLKYSQEITLDPNTANRKLLLSEGNRKVTLMKEQQFYLDHPDRFTDYKQVLSRESLTGRCYWEVEWRGEGVGVAVSYKNINRAGRSEECLFGLNDKSWSLYCSTNSYTFYHRKVEMPVPVSSRLGVYLDHRAGILSFYSVSETMTLLHKVQTTFTQPLYAGIRLYYVDGSSAEIVNLK from the coding sequence ATGTCTCAGAGAAGAGATCAGCTGGACcaagaaaaatatttctgttccATCTGTTTGGATCTACTGAAGGATCCAGTGACTATTCCCTGTGGACACAGCTACTGTAGGAACTGTATTAAAAACCACTGGGatggagaagatcagaggagaaTCCACAGCTGCCCTCAGTGCAGGAAAGAGTTCACACCGAGGCCCATCCTGGAGAAGAACATCATGTTAGCTGCTCTAGCGGAGGATCTGAAGAACACTGAACTTCAAGCTGCTCCAGTTGATCACTGCTATGCTGGACCTGAAGATGTGGCCTGTGATGTCTGCACTGGGAGGAACATGAAAGCTGTAAAGTCCTGTTTATTCTGTCCTGCTTCCTACTGTAGGGATCACCTCCAACCTCACTATGATGCTCCACCATTGAAAAAGCACAAGCTGGTGGATCCCTCCAAGAGGCTCCAGGAAAATATCTGCTCCCATCATGATGAGGTGATGAAGATCTTCTGTCGTACTGATCAGCAGTGTATCTGTTATCTCTGCACTATGGATGAACATAAAGGTCATGAAACAgtctcagctgcagcagaaaggaCTGAGAAGCAGAAGGAGCTCCAGGTGAGTCGACAACAAATCCAGCACAGAATCCAGGACCAAGAAATAAATGTGAAGCTACTTCAACAGGAGGTGGAGGCCATCAATGTCTCTGCTGATAAAGCAGTGGAGGACAGTGAGAAGATCTTCACTGAGCTGATCCATCTCATCCAGAAAAGAAgctctgatgtgaagcagcagatcagaTCCCAGCAGGAAACTGAAGTGAGTCGAGTCAAAGATCTtcaggagaagctggagcaggagatcactgagctgaagaggaaagATGCTGAACTGGAGCAGCTCTCAAACACAGAGGATCACAACCAGTTTCTTCTCAACTACCCCTCACTGTCAGCACTCAGTGAGTctacacactcatccagcatcaatattcgtcctctgagatactttgaggatgtgacagcagctgtgtcagagctcagagataaactacaggacatcctgagagacacatggacaaacatctcactgagagtcactgaggtggaggttttactgtcagaaccagaaagaaataCCAAAGCTGGattcttaaaatattcacaagaaatcactctggatccaaacacagcaaacaggaagCTGTTATTATCTGAGGGGAACAGAAAAGTGACATTAATGAAAGAACAACAGTTTTATCTTGATCATCCAGACAGATTCACTGATTATAAACAGGTCCTGAGTAGAGAGAGTCTGACTGGACGTTGTTACTGGGAGGTGGAGTGGAGAGGGGAAGGAGTTGGTGTAGCAGTTTCATACAAGAACATCAATAGAGCAGGAAGATCAGAGGAATGTTTATTTGGATTAAATGATAAATCTTGGTCATTATATTGTAGCACAAACAGTTACACATTTTATCACCGAAAAGTTGAAATGCCAGTACCAGTTTCCTCCAGACTAGGAGTGTATCTGGACCACAGAGCAGGTATTCTGTCTTTCTACAGCGTCTCTGAAACCATGACTCTCCTCCACAAAGTCCAGACCACATTCACTCAGCCTCTATATGCTGGAATTAGGCTTTATTATGTTGATGGATCTTCTGCTGAGATTGTTAACCTGAAATAG
- the LOC124880154 gene encoding tripartite motif-containing protein 16-like — protein MAQRGVQLEKFSCSICLDLLKDPVTIPCGHSYCMNCIKIFWDGEDQRRIHSCPQCRKTFRQRPALEKNILLAELVEHLKKTGLQAAPADHCYAGPEDVTCDVCTGRTMKAVKSCLVCLTSYCENHLQPHYDVTGLKKHKLVDPSKDLQQNICPHHDEVMKIFCRTDQQCICCLCSMDEHKGHETVPAAAERTEKQKELQVSQQQIQQRIQDQEKDLKLLQQEVKAINVSADKTLEDSEKIFTELIHLIQKRSSDVKQQIRSQQETEVSRVKDLQKKLEQEITELKRKDAELKQLSNTEDHNQFLHNYPSLSALSESTHSSSINIRPLRYFEDVTAAVSELRDKLQDILRDTWTNISLTITEVEFLLSEPERKTRAVFLKYSQEITLDPNTANMKLLLYENRKVTSIDQQQFYPDHPERFTDYKQVLSRESLTGRCYWEVEWRGKVHVAVSYKNIRRDGWSEECSFGFNDRSWSLSCDTTCHTFYHNRVETPVPGPVSSRIGMFLDHRAGILSFYRVSRTMTLLQRVQTTFTQPLHAGIWLSVGGSSAEFIKLKKSELF, from the coding sequence ATGGCTCAGAGAGGAGTTCAGCTGGAGAAATTCTCCTGTTCCATCTGTTTGGATCTACTGAAGGATCCGGTGACTATTCCCTGTGGACACAGCTACTGTATGAATTGTATTAAAATCTTCTGGGatggagaagatcagaggagaaTCCACAGCTGCCCTCAGTGCAGGAAAACCTTCAGACAAAGGCCTGCCCTGGAGAAAAACATTCTGTTAGCAGAGCTAGTGGAGCATTTGAAGAAGACTGGACTCCAAGCTGCTCCAGCTGATCACTGCTATGCTGGACCTGAAGATGTGACCTGTGATGTCTGCACTGGGAGGACGATGAAAGCTGTCAAGTCCTGTCTGGTTTGTTTGACTTCTTACTGTGAGAATCACCTCCAACCTCACTATGATGTCACTGGATTAAAGAAACACAAGCTGGTGGACCCCTCTAAAGATctacaacagaacatctgccctCATCATGATGAGGTGATGAAGATCTTCTGTCGTACTGATCAGCAGTGTATCTGTTGTCTCTGCTCTATGGATGAACATAAAGGTCATGAAACTGtcccagctgcagcagaaaggaCCGAGAAGCAGAAGGAGCTCCAGGTGAGTCAACAACAAATCCAGCAGAGAATCCAGGACCAAGAGAAAGATCTGAAGCTGCTTCAACAGGAGGTGAAGGCCATCAATGTCTCTGCTGATAAAACATTGGAGGACAGTGAGAAGATCTTCACTGAGCTGATCCATCTCATCCAGAAAAGAAgctctgatgtgaagcagcagatcagaTCCCAGCAGGAAACTGAAGTGAGTCGAGTCAAAGATCTTCAGAAGaagctggagcaggagatcactgagctgaagaggaaagATGCTGAACTGAAGCAGCTCTCAAACACAGAGGATCACAACCAGTTTCTCCACAACTACCCCTCACTGTCAGCACTCAGTGAGTctacacactcatccagcatcaatattcgtcctctgagatactttgaggatgtgacagcagctgtgtcagagctcagagataaactacaggacatcctgagagacacatggacaaacatctcactgacAATCACTGAGGTGGAGTTTTTActgtcagaaccagaaagaaagaCCAGAGCTGTattcttaaaatattcacaagaaatcactctggatccaaacacagcaaacatgaagCTGTTATTATATGAGAACAGAAAAGTAACATCAATAGACCAACAACAGTTTTATCCTGATCACCCAGAAAGATTCACTGATTATAAACAAGTCCTGAGTAGAGAGAGTCTGACTGGACGTTGCTACTGGGAGGTGGAGTGGAGAGGAAAGGTTCACGTAGCAGTTTCATACAAGAACATCAGGAGAGATGGATGGTCTGAGGAATGTTCCTTCGGATTCAATGACAGATCTTGGTCATTATCTTGTGACACAACTTGtcacacattttatcacaacagAGTTGAAACTCCAGTACCAGGTCCAGTTTCCTCCAGAATAGGAATGTTCCTGGATCACAGAGCAGGTATTCTGTCTTTCTACAGAGTCTCTAGAACCATGACTCTCCTCCAAAGAGTCCAAACCACATTCACTCAGCCTCTACATGCTGGGATTTGGCTGTCAGTTGGTGGATCTTCTGCTGAGTTCATTAAACTGAAAAAGTCAGAACTGTTCTGA
- the LOC124880155 gene encoding tripartite motif-containing protein 16-like, which yields MEQKGVQLDHKSISCSICLDLLKDPVTIPCGHSYCMNCIKYFWNEQDQRRIQSCPQCRKTFRRRPALEKNIMLSALVEDLKRTGLQAALVHHCYAGPEDVACDVCTGRKMKAVKSCLSCPASYCQNHLQPHYDVPGLKKHNLVDPSKKLQENICSCHGEVMKIFCRTDQQCICYLCSMDEHKGHETVPAAAERTEKQKEIQVSQQQIQQRIQERQKDLKLLQQEVEVINVSANKSVKDSEKIFTELIHLIQKRSSDVKQQIRSQQKTEVSRVKDLQEKLEQEITELKRKDGELKQLSNTEDHNQFLHNYPSLSALSGSTHSSSINIHPLRYFEDVTAAVSELRDKLQDILGDTWTNISLTITEVDVLLSEPEPKTRAGFLKYSKEITLDPNTANRYLLLSEGNRKVTRMYQQQSYPDHPDRFTYWFQVLSRESLTGRCYWEVEWRREGVAVAVSYKNISRTGDSDTCLFGYNDKSWSLDCYTERYTFYHNNIKTPVPDPVSSRLGVFLDHRAGILSFYSISETMTLLHKVQTTFTQPLYAGIFVNNANSTFVNLK from the coding sequence atggagcagaaaggagtTCAGCTGGACCATAAATCTATCTCTTGTTCCATCTGTTTGGATCTACTAAAGGATCCAGTGACTATTCCCTGTGGACACAGCTACTGTATGAACTGTATTAAATACTTCTGGAATGAACAAGATCAGAGGAGAATCCAAAGCTGTCCTCAGTGCAGGAAAACTTTCAGACGAAGGCCTGCCCTGGAGAAAAACATCATGTTATCAGCTTTAGTGGAAGATCTGAAGAGGACTGGTCTCCAAGCTGCTCTAGTTCATCACTGCTATGCTGGACCTGAAGATGTGGCCTGTGATGTCTGCACTGGGAGGAAGATGAAAGCTGTCAAGTCCTGTTTATCCTGCCCTGCTTCTTACTGTCAGAATCACCTCCAACCTCACTATGATGTTCCTGGACTGAAGAAACACAATCTGGTGGACCCCTCCAAGAAGCTCCAGGAGAACATCTGCTCTTGTCATGGTGAGGTGATGAAGATCTTCTGTCGTACTGATCAGCAGTGTATCTGTTATCTCTGCTCTATGGATGAACATAAAGGCCATGAAACTGtcccagctgcagcagaaaggaCTGAAAAGCAGAAAGAGATCCAGGTGAGTCAACAACAAATCCAGCAGAGAATCCAGGAACGACAGAAAGATCTGAAGCTGCTTCAACAGGAGGTGGAGGTCATCAATGTCTCTGCTAATAAATCAGTGAAGGACAGTGAGAAGATCTTCACTGAGCTGATCCATCTCATCCAGAAAAGAAgctctgatgtgaagcagcagatcagatcccagcagaaAACTGAAGTGAGTCGAGTCAAAGATCTtcaggagaagctggagcaggagatcactgagctgaagaggaaagATGGTGAGCTGAAGCAGCTCTCAAACACAGAGGATCACAACCAGTTTCTCCACAACTACCCCTCACTGTCAGCACTCAGTGGGTctacacactcatccagcaTCAATATTCATCCTCTGAGATACTTTGAggatgtgacagcagctgtgtcagagctcagagataaactacaggacatcctgggagacacatggacaaacatctcactgacAATCACTGAGGTGGATGTTCTtctgtcagaaccagaaccgAAGACCAGAGCTGGATTcctaaaatattcaaaagaaatcactctggatccaaacacagcaaacagataTCTGTTATTATCTGAGGGGAACAGAAAGGTTACAAGAATGTACCAACAACAATCTTATCCTGATCATCCAGACAGATTCACTTATTGGTTTCAGGTCCTGAGTCGAGAGAGTCTGACTGGACGTTGTTACTGGGAGGTGGAGTGGAGAAGAGAAGGAGTTGCTGTAGCAGTTTCATACAAGAATATCAGCAGAACAGGAGATTCAGATACATGTTTATTTGGATACAATGACAAATCTTGGTCATTAGATTGTTACACAGAGAGatacacattttatcacaacaacattaaaacccCAGTACCAGATCCAGTTTCCTCCAGACTAGGAGTGTTCCTGGACCACAGAGCAGGTATTCTGTCTTTCTACAGCATCTCTGAAACCATGACTCTCCTCCACAAAGTCCAGACCACATTCACTCAGCCTCTATATGCTGGGATTTTTGTTAATAACGCAAACTCTACATTTGTTAACCTTAAATAG